Proteins from a genomic interval of Collinsella sp. zg1085:
- a CDS encoding acyl carrier protein, protein MNEFQEEVVDILKNKAAEIFGVDAATLSEKTSFVDDLHAKSVNIVQFASALEDEYEVEVPYMELNKMATFADAAQFIDDKLSM, encoded by the coding sequence ATGAATGAGTTTCAAGAAGAAGTTGTAGACATCCTTAAGAACAAGGCAGCAGAAATTTTTGGTGTTGACGCAGCAACGCTTTCTGAGAAAACCTCGTTTGTCGATGACCTTCATGCCAAGTCAGTAAATATTGTTCAGTTTGCCTCGGCACTTGAGGACGAGTATGAGGTTGAGGTTCCGTATATGGAGCTCAACAAGATGGCAACCTTTGCCGATGCCGCTCAGTTTATTGATGACAAGCTGTCTATGTAG
- a CDS encoding CocE/NonD family hydrolase codes for MAEPNQGITKTIRFGDEEFEVPFAKGNPGKSREELDEIKRRLRESGDGGDGEMVATMGYCAPYQPHTYMTELPGVICERDQACVLRDGVTIYCDIYRPANTTEKVPVICAFGPFGKNPSEGMDSWQLMGVPPKTVSTYAKFESPDPGYWCRHGYAVANVDPRGVGNSEGDVYLWGHQDAEDGYDFIEWVTAQDWCNGKATMLGNSGVCMSHWRIAAQRPPHLACLAAWEGTGDLYRESYFCGGIPNPDYETHIIQALAVNNYIEDTTAMIAKYPYMNAYYKDKIVDWNKIRIPTYVTAGWVHHHLRGAFEGFRRIRSPKKWMRAHRDFEWPDSYNPENLEDLKRFFDRYLKDINNGWEFTPRVRIDVMDAYDYDFASKRAEETFPIKRTEYRKIYLDASNGGASAEPVATPAEVVYDPKTDTTSFTYQFQEDTEITGFMKLHLHVECRGHDNMDLFPWIIKLDAEGNYVPLRVMGAPFRGAWGFLRCSHRELDPKLATDFQPVHAHTGEERMKPGEIVPVDIELYPHSRIWHKGEQLSVVVAGRFIKTEWFHDNDMNHATDNGDGMHVIHTGGDYDSYLQIPVVPPKYQVGDYIYRG; via the coding sequence ATGGCTGAGCCCAACCAAGGTATTACCAAAACAATACGCTTTGGTGATGAGGAGTTTGAGGTTCCCTTTGCTAAGGGTAACCCTGGTAAATCGCGTGAGGAGCTTGACGAGATTAAGCGCCGTTTGCGTGAGAGTGGTGACGGTGGCGATGGAGAGATGGTTGCGACCATGGGCTATTGCGCTCCGTATCAGCCGCATACCTATATGACAGAGCTTCCAGGTGTTATTTGTGAGCGCGACCAGGCATGTGTGCTCCGCGATGGAGTAACTATTTATTGCGATATTTATCGCCCGGCAAATACCACCGAAAAAGTGCCTGTTATTTGCGCCTTTGGTCCTTTTGGTAAAAATCCCAGTGAAGGTATGGATTCGTGGCAGTTGATGGGTGTTCCGCCTAAGACGGTATCTACCTATGCCAAGTTTGAGTCACCAGACCCGGGATATTGGTGCCGCCATGGCTATGCAGTTGCTAATGTTGACCCGCGCGGCGTGGGCAACTCTGAGGGTGATGTGTATTTGTGGGGTCACCAAGACGCTGAGGACGGTTACGACTTTATTGAGTGGGTTACCGCACAAGACTGGTGCAACGGTAAGGCCACCATGCTGGGTAACTCAGGTGTATGCATGAGCCACTGGCGCATTGCTGCTCAGCGTCCACCTCATCTTGCCTGCCTTGCTGCTTGGGAGGGCACCGGCGACCTCTACCGCGAAAGCTATTTCTGCGGAGGCATTCCCAATCCTGACTATGAGACACACATTATTCAGGCGCTTGCGGTTAACAACTACATTGAGGATACAACCGCAATGATTGCTAAGTATCCTTATATGAATGCCTATTACAAAGACAAGATTGTTGACTGGAATAAGATTCGTATCCCAACCTATGTAACAGCAGGCTGGGTGCATCATCACCTGCGCGGTGCTTTTGAGGGCTTCCGCCGTATTCGCTCACCTAAAAAGTGGATGCGTGCTCACCGCGATTTTGAGTGGCCTGATAGCTATAACCCAGAGAATCTTGAGGATTTGAAGCGATTCTTTGATCGCTATCTCAAGGACATCAATAACGGCTGGGAGTTTACGCCGCGTGTACGCATTGATGTTATGGATGCTTATGACTATGACTTTGCATCAAAGCGCGCTGAGGAAACCTTCCCCATTAAGCGCACGGAGTATCGCAAGATTTATCTTGATGCAAGCAATGGTGGCGCTTCAGCTGAGCCAGTTGCTACGCCTGCTGAGGTGGTTTATGACCCCAAGACAGATACGACAAGCTTTACCTATCAGTTCCAAGAGGATACCGAGATTACCGGCTTTATGAAGCTGCATCTTCATGTTGAATGCCGTGGTCACGACAATATGGATCTCTTCCCGTGGATTATCAAGCTCGACGCTGAGGGCAACTATGTGCCTCTGCGTGTTATGGGTGCTCCTTTCCGTGGCGCATGGGGCTTCCTTCGTTGCTCTCATCGCGAGCTTGATCCAAAACTTGCAACAGATTTTCAGCCGGTACATGCACACACTGGCGAGGAGCGCATGAAGCCAGGAGAGATTGTTCCGGTTGATATTGAGCTGTATCCACACTCACGCATCTGGCATAAGGGCGAGCAGCTATCAGTTGTTGTAGCTGGTCGTTTTATCAAGACTGAGTGGTTCCACGATAACGATATGAACCATGCAACCGACAACGGTGATGGTATGCATGTTATCCATACCGGTGGTGACTACGATTCGTACCTTCAGATTCCGGTTGTGCCGCCAAAATATCAGGTTGGTGATTATATCTATCGTGGCTAA
- a CDS encoding CdaR family transcriptional regulator, whose protein sequence is MNLQELLNQLEFIPKTNLSQQALAYEIAGVYLYTPHMHIQVHGERFIYFIEERNMAKVDSACSKHHIWFVLTEHASAHAHATQLQSCSVADRTRWIDAYTCFVSEFQRIAAKHEMLLALTAAINNGASLERIANDAAEILEGPVSILDTSLAFRARSKSFLAMFAGQKDAEEQMIPENALPLMRARGFVNPWKPTELAIFSWTGEDQNHYTNHYASVFNHDVLVGSVSYFTKNEAARPSRVALIPVIAQLVSIAMQRQNSHTLNKGLYYTHLFQQLEDKTISIEPDEIARRLVFYGYQLKRHLHVVGVDMRANWLPAERLRPLAEQLQSYIPHSLYVIRDDAILFLTSHDTWYEESAADQPGLAELAQRMGLRLGISASFTDIRELPVKIRELRRAIEIGLQREPQLLVWPYSRFRVADFVSRMSTSVDAEFFLYPPLMRLIIHDETHGTQLTQTLACYLDAHQQVDTAADQLFIHKNTLYYRLAQIKEIMQVNLGDGKVICQIIIGLELTCQQGRITLTYREKASTSQAPAASVAAQSKTQN, encoded by the coding sequence ATGAACCTTCAAGAGCTGTTAAACCAATTGGAATTTATTCCAAAAACCAATCTCTCTCAGCAGGCATTAGCGTACGAAATTGCAGGCGTATACCTCTACACTCCCCACATGCACATTCAAGTACATGGCGAGCGTTTTATCTACTTTATTGAAGAGCGCAACATGGCAAAAGTTGATAGCGCATGTAGCAAGCATCATATCTGGTTTGTATTAACCGAGCACGCCTCCGCTCACGCGCACGCCACTCAGCTGCAAAGCTGTAGTGTTGCAGACCGAACGCGCTGGATTGATGCCTATACATGCTTTGTTAGTGAGTTTCAGCGCATTGCCGCCAAACACGAAATGCTGCTCGCACTCACCGCAGCTATAAATAACGGCGCAAGCCTTGAGCGCATAGCAAACGATGCAGCTGAAATTTTGGAAGGCCCTGTATCAATTCTTGATACATCGCTTGCTTTTCGTGCGCGCTCAAAAAGCTTTCTTGCCATGTTTGCTGGTCAAAAAGATGCTGAAGAGCAAATGATTCCCGAAAATGCGCTTCCGCTCATGCGCGCACGGGGCTTTGTCAACCCATGGAAACCCACCGAACTTGCTATTTTTAGCTGGACGGGTGAGGACCAAAACCACTATACCAATCACTATGCCTCAGTGTTTAATCATGACGTGCTCGTGGGGTCGGTGAGTTACTTCACCAAAAATGAAGCTGCTCGACCGAGCCGCGTTGCACTTATTCCTGTTATCGCGCAGCTTGTAAGTATTGCCATGCAGCGCCAAAACAGCCACACGCTGAACAAAGGCTTGTACTACACGCATCTATTTCAGCAGCTTGAGGACAAAACCATCAGCATTGAGCCTGATGAAATAGCGCGGCGTTTAGTATTTTATGGCTACCAGCTTAAACGCCATCTTCATGTGGTTGGGGTTGATATGCGAGCAAACTGGCTTCCTGCCGAGCGACTGCGCCCGCTTGCTGAGCAACTTCAAAGCTATATTCCACACAGCCTCTATGTTATACGTGATGACGCAATTCTTTTTTTGACCAGCCATGACACCTGGTATGAAGAAAGTGCGGCAGACCAGCCTGGTCTTGCAGAGCTAGCACAGCGCATGGGGCTGAGGCTAGGCATTTCGGCAAGCTTTACCGACATTCGAGAGCTTCCGGTTAAAATACGCGAGCTGCGGCGTGCTATAGAAATTGGTTTGCAGCGTGAACCTCAGCTTTTGGTGTGGCCGTATAGCAGGTTTCGCGTTGCAGATTTTGTATCTCGCATGAGCACGAGCGTTGATGCAGAATTCTTTTTGTATCCCCCGCTCATGCGCTTAATTATCCATGATGAAACACATGGCACGCAGCTCACCCAAACGCTTGCCTGTTACCTAGATGCTCACCAGCAAGTTGATACCGCCGCCGACCAGCTTTTTATCCACAAAAACACCCTCTACTATCGCCTCGCTCAAATAAAAGAAATCATGCAGGTCAATCTGGGCGATGGCAAGGTAATTTGTCAGATTATTATTGGGCTTGAGCTCACGTGCCAGCAAGGACGTATCACGCTTACTTATCGTGAAAAAGCCTCTACCAGCCAAGCACCTGCTGCATCTGTTGCTGCTCAATCAAAGACTCAAAACTAA
- a CDS encoding histidine phosphatase family protein: MSQTLYIVRHGKTLFNERRLIQGWVDSPLTDLGHEQAKRVGAFCQQRGISFDYAYASTLARTHQTLEHITDMPFERVADLREWGFGSFEAERVELMPAYPWGNFFEPYGGERQDRFQERVMAALTRIMARPNHQRVLVVSHGSVSRIILHCVAPETSLELHEVPGNCSLATYHVDEGRFSFESLIEQQQMQQVLGW, translated from the coding sequence ATGAGTCAAACCTTATACATTGTTCGTCATGGGAAAACTCTCTTTAACGAGCGTCGCTTGATACAGGGCTGGGTTGATTCTCCTTTAACTGACCTAGGTCATGAACAGGCAAAACGCGTGGGTGCCTTTTGCCAGCAGCGCGGTATCAGCTTTGATTATGCGTACGCCTCAACACTTGCACGCACACATCAAACGCTTGAGCATATTACCGATATGCCCTTTGAGCGCGTTGCCGATTTGCGTGAATGGGGCTTTGGAAGCTTTGAGGCTGAGCGCGTGGAGCTGATGCCAGCCTACCCGTGGGGTAATTTCTTTGAGCCATATGGTGGCGAGCGGCAGGATAGGTTTCAGGAGCGGGTGATGGCAGCTCTTACGCGCATTATGGCGCGCCCCAATCATCAGCGTGTATTGGTGGTGAGCCATGGCTCAGTAAGCCGGATTATCCTTCATTGTGTTGCCCCTGAGACCTCTTTAGAGCTGCATGAGGTACCGGGCAATTGCTCGCTTGCAACCTATCATGTAGATGAGGGTCGCTTTAGTTTTGAGTCTTTGATTGAGCAGCAACAGATGCAGCAGGTGCTTGGCTGGTAG
- a CDS encoding 3'-5' exonuclease, translating to MNLNQALEYANAFYFPELIFASGYESIEAERQKGEEALRALLDEWASAEPASFSFDVVRELADRNRGVCDAIGEARLRNTPSIALARALSDKDLCAGIAAMQGRSAASVEREVRGARDAYAVAYVRKPIKGTVLGIDIETTGTAPERGYIVNVGWELMQLTSDATPSDGEAVFCGLPEEPYKTSGVPMEKIHHITWDMIEGSTPFREDSALQARLLKLMTKYPIMAHNAAFEDSWFMLHLAGYAEARKAGKITVIDSRDICRKLDGDVAGLPRESAPAALENWARRRGTLDANDTERHLGLDDTDLMLRTVQAEMNLKNMFAK from the coding sequence ATGAATCTCAATCAAGCGCTGGAATATGCAAACGCCTTTTATTTTCCTGAGCTTATTTTTGCATCAGGCTATGAATCAATCGAGGCTGAGCGACAGAAAGGCGAGGAGGCGCTGAGAGCGCTCCTCGATGAATGGGCTAGCGCTGAGCCAGCCAGCTTTAGTTTTGATGTGGTGCGTGAGCTCGCCGATCGCAATCGTGGCGTGTGTGATGCCATTGGTGAGGCGCGCTTGCGCAATACCCCAAGCATTGCGCTTGCGCGTGCACTTTCAGATAAAGATTTGTGCGCAGGAATTGCGGCTATGCAAGGTCGAAGCGCCGCAAGTGTTGAGCGAGAGGTAAGAGGTGCTCGCGACGCTTATGCAGTTGCTTATGTTCGCAAACCCATAAAGGGCACCGTGCTGGGCATTGACATTGAGACCACAGGAACAGCACCTGAGCGCGGATATATTGTTAATGTAGGCTGGGAGTTGATGCAGCTCACAAGCGATGCAACACCAAGCGACGGTGAAGCTGTCTTTTGCGGACTTCCTGAGGAGCCTTATAAAACAAGTGGCGTTCCCATGGAGAAAATTCACCATATCACCTGGGATATGATTGAAGGGTCAACTCCCTTCCGTGAAGACAGCGCACTACAGGCTCGCCTTCTTAAGCTCATGACCAAGTATCCCATCATGGCGCATAACGCCGCATTTGAAGACTCATGGTTTATGCTGCATCTTGCAGGCTACGCTGAGGCACGAAAAGCAGGAAAGATTACTGTCATTGACTCGCGTGACATCTGCCGTAAGCTTGATGGTGATGTTGCGGGTCTACCGCGTGAGTCTGCACCAGCTGCGCTTGAGAATTGGGCACGTCGCCGAGGTACCCTTGATGCTAACGACACCGAACGCCACCTCGGTCTTGATGACACCGACCTTATGCTGCGGACGGTTCAGGCAGAAATGAACCTCAAGAATATGTTTGCAAAGTAG
- a CDS encoding heavy metal translocating P-type ATPase, which produces MATPRRKKRRRRETLAHRVRRIGIALVIFAVVLALDETGYLKTLVPTPAELYVRFALYLIPYGIAGHDVLTRAVRNIARGEVFDENFLMTIATLGSFAMICFPHTDPHMAEGAAVMLFYQVGEIFQSYAVGKSRTSIAAMMDIAPEYANLIQGADIHEVDPDEVSVGSTILIKPGERVPLDGVVIDGESQLNTAALTGESVPRVVGPGSQIISGCINMTGVLRVSTTKPYEASTVSRILELVEHASEKKAHTERFITRFARLYTPIVCCAALALAILPPLLGMGAWSTWLLRGLTFLVVSCPCALVISVPLSFFGGVGGASKLGILIKGANYLETLADVDTVVFDKTGTLTNGSFHVVAIHPEEGIDQDYLLSLAAHAEAYSEHPIALSILAAYSGVIDTERLCEVQELSGHGVMAQIDEHVVVVGNDKLMSEQGRDYHQCTLTGTVLHVSLDERYIGHMVIADVIKEHAAAALDGLREAGVARTVMLSGDRQEVAAAVATELKIDETHAQLLPADKVRIVEQLLDEQSDRAKLAFVGDGINDAPVLTRADVGIAMGAMGSDAAIEAADVVLMDDNPLNIAAAIRLARRTMRIVWENIAFALGVKLLILALAAAGMASMWLAVFGDVGVAVLAILNAMRAMRAPRTT; this is translated from the coding sequence ATGGCAACACCTCGTCGTAAAAAACGTCGTCGTCGCGAAACCTTGGCGCACCGCGTTCGTCGTATTGGCATAGCGCTTGTGATATTTGCTGTTGTTCTCGCACTTGATGAAACAGGCTATCTTAAGACTCTCGTGCCAACTCCCGCCGAGTTATACGTTCGTTTTGCGCTCTATCTCATTCCGTATGGCATTGCTGGCCATGATGTACTCACGCGTGCTGTTCGCAATATTGCCCGCGGTGAGGTCTTTGATGAAAACTTCCTCATGACCATAGCAACGCTTGGGTCGTTTGCAATGATTTGTTTTCCGCATACTGACCCACACATGGCAGAAGGCGCGGCGGTTATGCTGTTTTATCAGGTGGGGGAGATTTTTCAGTCCTATGCCGTTGGAAAGAGCCGTACATCAATTGCCGCTATGATGGATATTGCTCCTGAGTATGCCAACCTCATACAGGGTGCTGATATTCATGAGGTAGACCCTGATGAGGTTAGTGTGGGCAGCACCATTCTTATCAAGCCGGGCGAGCGCGTTCCGCTTGATGGTGTTGTTATAGATGGAGAGTCACAGCTTAACACCGCAGCGCTTACAGGTGAATCGGTGCCACGCGTAGTTGGTCCGGGGAGCCAGATTATTTCGGGCTGTATAAACATGACGGGCGTCTTGCGTGTAAGCACCACAAAGCCCTATGAAGCCTCAACGGTGAGCAGGATTCTTGAGTTGGTTGAGCATGCGAGCGAAAAAAAGGCACATACCGAGCGTTTTATTACGCGCTTTGCACGCCTATACACCCCGATAGTTTGCTGCGCTGCACTTGCGCTTGCAATACTTCCGCCCCTTTTGGGCATGGGCGCTTGGAGTACGTGGTTGCTGCGCGGGCTTACCTTCTTGGTGGTGAGCTGCCCTTGCGCACTTGTTATTAGCGTGCCACTGTCCTTCTTTGGCGGCGTTGGCGGTGCTTCAAAGCTGGGCATTTTGATTAAAGGTGCTAACTACCTAGAGACCCTTGCCGATGTTGATACTGTTGTTTTTGACAAAACCGGAACACTGACCAATGGTAGTTTTCATGTAGTGGCAATTCATCCGGAAGAGGGTATTGACCAAGATTATCTACTCTCGCTTGCTGCGCATGCTGAGGCATACTCTGAGCACCCTATTGCGCTTTCTATTTTGGCGGCTTATAGCGGTGTGATTGATACCGAGCGTTTGTGCGAGGTTCAGGAGCTGAGCGGTCATGGGGTTATGGCGCAAATTGATGAGCATGTGGTTGTCGTGGGCAACGACAAACTTATGAGCGAGCAAGGACGAGACTATCATCAATGCACCCTTACCGGCACGGTGCTCCATGTAAGTCTTGATGAGCGCTACATTGGCCATATGGTTATCGCTGATGTCATTAAGGAACATGCTGCCGCCGCACTTGATGGCTTGCGCGAGGCTGGCGTGGCAAGAACTGTTATGCTTTCAGGCGATCGGCAAGAAGTTGCAGCAGCGGTAGCTACGGAGCTAAAAATTGATGAGACGCACGCTCAGCTTTTGCCTGCGGATAAAGTGAGAATTGTTGAGCAGCTTCTTGATGAACAGTCTGACCGTGCAAAACTTGCCTTTGTGGGGGATGGCATTAACGATGCGCCTGTGCTCACCCGCGCCGATGTAGGTATTGCTATGGGGGCTATGGGGAGTGACGCAGCTATAGAAGCCGCCGACGTTGTCTTGATGGACGATAACCCGCTCAATATTGCTGCTGCTATTCGCCTGGCGCGCCGCACTATGCGAATTGTTTGGGAAAACATTGCCTTTGCCCTTGGCGTTAAGCTGCTTATCTTAGCGCTTGCAGCGGCGGGCATGGCAAGCATGTGGCTTGCGGTATTTGGCGATGTGGGTGTGGCGGTTCTGGCTATTTTGAATGCCATGAGAGCCATGCGCGCTCCGCGCACCACCTAG
- a CDS encoding cation transporter, whose product MRKTYKLDEIDCANCAQKLEDNLSEVSGVMSVKVNFFTQKLTLEAEDAQFDEVLDRVIERVEDLEPDCAVLV is encoded by the coding sequence ATGCGAAAGACCTATAAACTCGATGAAATTGATTGCGCAAACTGTGCACAAAAACTCGAAGACAATCTTTCTGAGGTGTCTGGTGTTATGTCGGTTAAGGTTAATTTTTTTACGCAAAAGCTAACGCTTGAGGCAGAGGACGCTCAGTTTGATGAGGTGCTTGACCGAGTTATCGAGCGTGTTGAAGACCTTGAGCCCGATTGCGCCGTACTGGTATAG
- a CDS encoding peptidylprolyl isomerase — translation MSNQGKRVRTHYRGTLVDGTQFDSSYDRGEPLEFVCGAGQMIQGFDAAVENMSLGESRRVQIPANQAYGEYRDDLLLQFPAERVPNFADITVGDKLYLTGPGGQPMPVTVTEKTLDSLTLDANHELAGKDLIFEIELVSIED, via the coding sequence ATGTCAAATCAAGGCAAGCGAGTTCGTACCCATTATCGGGGAACCTTAGTTGACGGTACACAATTTGATAGTTCATATGATCGCGGCGAGCCACTTGAGTTTGTCTGTGGTGCTGGTCAGATGATTCAGGGTTTTGATGCTGCGGTAGAGAACATGAGTCTAGGCGAGTCTCGTCGCGTTCAAATTCCTGCCAATCAGGCATATGGTGAGTACCGTGATGATTTATTGCTGCAATTTCCAGCGGAGCGCGTCCCGAATTTTGCTGACATTACGGTGGGAGATAAGCTCTATTTAACCGGTCCTGGCGGACAGCCAATGCCGGTTACGGTGACTGAGAAAACGCTCGACAGTTTAACGCTCGATGCCAATCATGAACTTGCAGGCAAAGATTTAATCTTTGAAATTGAGCTTGTGAGTATTGAGGACTAA
- a CDS encoding M48 family metallopeptidase has protein sequence MKTPYDYKLVLPDGQSCTIEVHPKHVKNCTLRLTRDGRFTASVPSRLSSAQIAEFLERHRMWVATKAVLFAEQHNKRLAYANMFPLWGRLLSAAELLKHYEQLSSMRCNGHEHLKLEKLCIDVYHLETERALLPLVEELEATMHVHAAHWSVRSMKSRWGSCTPASARIRINARLAAYPPECLRVVVAHELVHLIERGHTKRFHMLLDCYAPNNREVMAILKRDPILLAAENVSSEV, from the coding sequence ATGAAAACCCCGTATGACTATAAACTCGTACTGCCTGACGGACAGTCCTGTACCATTGAGGTTCATCCGAAGCATGTAAAGAATTGCACCTTACGTCTCACCCGTGATGGTCGCTTCACCGCAAGTGTTCCTAGTCGCTTATCCTCAGCGCAAATAGCTGAGTTTTTGGAACGTCATCGCATGTGGGTTGCTACAAAAGCAGTTCTCTTTGCAGAACAACATAACAAACGACTAGCATATGCAAACATGTTTCCCCTGTGGGGAAGGCTTTTATCTGCAGCAGAGCTTTTGAAGCACTATGAACAGCTCAGTTCAATGAGGTGTAATGGGCATGAACACCTAAAGCTTGAGAAGCTTTGCATAGATGTCTATCACCTTGAAACAGAGCGGGCACTTCTCCCACTTGTCGAGGAACTTGAAGCTACAATGCATGTTCATGCCGCACACTGGAGCGTGCGCAGCATGAAAAGCCGCTGGGGCTCGTGCACACCGGCTTCTGCACGCATACGCATCAATGCTCGCTTGGCTGCCTATCCTCCTGAGTGCCTGCGCGTTGTTGTAGCCCATGAGTTGGTGCATCTGATTGAACGGGGGCATACAAAGCGCTTTCACATGCTGCTTGATTGCTACGCCCCTAACAACCGTGAGGTTATGGCCATATTAAAACGAGACCCTATACTCCTTGCTGCAGAAAACGTATCGTCAGAAGTTTGA